A genomic stretch from Flavobacterium sp. KS-LB2 includes:
- a CDS encoding recombinase, which translates to MSIIKVKSKPTPATLLFKYFDKSQSWREIEDPLEPLIELIRLIRPLKIKDLKRVDLQEIISFFNANDTCREQFSIYLKEIVKDKKFNKILSDAAILQDVDFIFEVKKRIFAKFLPYQPQKDTLEYILNQVFYLANDTIWINKIPSNQLEELYRILKFKTIYDNVAPNSMLSEVLVAMDLITQRISGRALETDVIKMVPEFDDYESPFTAFEKELFLIQDRIRNSNNHYIKPDDLSYAQLLVLHKQCEDFVEKAFHNSSKYGISLRVNQNLLKIRQQLVRLKSLFPLLIVEKTSDKRNNGITLVLHLIKYNCYKSNVRKFISESTQLISYEITQHTAKTGEQYITESRQEYFKMFRTALGGGFIVGILCIVKVLLSKVDTSFFGHAFLYSMNYALGFITIYLLGFTLATKQPAMTASALIKALEEGVIKKGKDAEKYKAFAILFARVFRSQFVAFVGNVIMAFPVSLLGIWGIDYLFQYNIAASKWEGLLIDLSPIHSLAIFHAAIAGVFLFLSGIISGSIANRDKHNQVYFRITEHPLLKKSFGKDRTVKFAELYSKRWAGIISNFWFGIFMGSTASVGLFLGLNLDIRHITFGSGNLALALYGANYAVSDSMLFWGIFGIGVIGLVNFIVSFSLSLGLAFRSRAISLFELRFVTVSIWNHFKSRPMSFFFPTEKKNKSVVVENYLHVEDEK; encoded by the coding sequence ATGTCAATTATTAAAGTAAAGTCCAAACCAACACCAGCAACACTTCTATTCAAGTATTTTGATAAGAGTCAATCTTGGAGAGAAATAGAGGATCCTCTTGAGCCCTTAATTGAATTAATTAGGCTTATTAGACCTTTGAAAATTAAAGACTTGAAAAGAGTTGATTTGCAAGAAATCATTTCTTTTTTTAATGCAAATGATACTTGTAGAGAGCAATTCTCAATATACCTGAAAGAAATAGTAAAAGATAAAAAATTCAATAAAATACTTTCTGATGCGGCAATTTTGCAAGATGTAGACTTTATTTTTGAAGTTAAAAAAAGGATATTTGCTAAGTTTTTGCCATATCAACCGCAAAAAGATACTTTAGAATATATTCTCAACCAAGTTTTCTATTTGGCTAATGATACAATTTGGATTAACAAAATTCCATCCAATCAATTAGAGGAATTATATCGCATCTTAAAATTCAAAACAATTTATGATAATGTTGCGCCAAATTCAATGCTATCAGAAGTATTAGTAGCCATGGATTTAATTACACAACGAATCAGTGGTCGTGCCTTGGAAACAGATGTTATCAAAATGGTACCAGAATTTGACGATTATGAAAGTCCTTTTACAGCCTTTGAAAAGGAATTATTTCTAATTCAAGATAGAATTAGGAACTCAAACAACCATTATATCAAACCTGATGATTTGTCCTATGCACAGCTGTTGGTTTTGCATAAACAATGTGAAGACTTTGTAGAGAAAGCATTTCACAACAGCTCAAAGTATGGAATTTCACTTCGTGTAAATCAGAATTTATTAAAAATCAGACAACAATTAGTACGCCTCAAGTCTTTATTTCCGTTATTGATTGTAGAAAAAACGAGTGATAAAAGAAATAACGGAATTACATTGGTTTTGCACCTAATTAAGTACAATTGCTATAAGAGCAATGTTAGAAAATTTATTAGCGAGAGTACGCAATTGATTTCTTATGAAATAACGCAACATACGGCTAAGACGGGGGAACAGTATATTACAGAAAGCCGTCAAGAGTATTTTAAAATGTTTAGAACTGCTTTAGGCGGAGGATTTATAGTAGGGATTTTATGTATTGTCAAAGTGTTACTTTCTAAGGTAGATACTAGTTTTTTTGGACATGCTTTTCTGTATAGCATGAATTATGCGTTAGGATTTATTACTATATATCTTTTAGGTTTTACGCTTGCTACAAAGCAACCAGCAATGACCGCTTCGGCTTTGATAAAAGCATTAGAAGAAGGTGTTATAAAAAAAGGAAAAGATGCTGAAAAGTATAAAGCTTTTGCTATTCTTTTTGCGCGCGTATTTCGTTCTCAGTTTGTTGCTTTTGTGGGGAATGTAATCATGGCGTTTCCAGTTTCATTACTTGGAATCTGGGGTATTGATTATCTGTTTCAGTACAATATCGCTGCGAGTAAATGGGAAGGGCTGCTTATTGATTTGAGTCCTATTCATTCTTTAGCTATATTTCATGCAGCTATTGCTGGTGTGTTTCTATTTTTATCAGGAATCATTTCAGGTAGTATTGCCAATAGAGATAAGCACAATCAAGTGTATTTTCGCATTACAGAGCATCCTTTACTGAAAAAGAGTTTCGGAAAAGATAGAACGGTTAAATTTGCCGAATTATATAGCAAACGATGGGCGGGCATTATTTCAAATTTTTGGTTTGGAATATTCATGGGAAGTACAGCATCTGTTGGTTTGTTTTTAGGTTTGAATCTGGATATTCGACATATTACTTTTGGAAGCGGAAACCTTGCTCTGGCATTATATGGGGCAAATTATGCAGTAAGTGACTCCATGTTATTCTGGGGTATTTTTGGTATTGGTGTTATAGGATTGGTTAACTTTATAGTAAGTTTTAGTCTTTCGCTAGGACTAGCATTTCGTTCAAGAGCCATCTCATTATTCGAATTGCGATTTGTAACAGTTTCCATTTGGAATCATTTTAAGTCAAGACCAATGAGCTTCTTTTTTCCAACAGAAAAGAAAAATAAATCAGTAGTGGTAGAGAATTATTTACACGTTGAAGATGAAAAATAA
- a CDS encoding CYTH domain-containing protein: MIEIERKFLVTNDSFKTAAFSQNHIAQGYLSSVPERTVRVRIKGDKGYLTIKGISNDSGMSRFEWEKEISVTEAKELLLLCEKGVIDKTRFEIKLGNHIFEVDEFYGDNEGLIVAEIELKSEMETFEKPNWLGEEVTNITRYYNSYLSTNPYKNW; encoded by the coding sequence ATGATTGAAATAGAAAGAAAATTTTTAGTAACCAATGATTCGTTTAAAACAGCTGCTTTTTCACAAAATCATATTGCGCAAGGCTATTTAAGTTCGGTTCCAGAACGTACCGTTCGAGTGCGTATAAAAGGCGACAAAGGCTATTTGACCATAAAAGGGATTTCAAATGATTCTGGGATGTCACGTTTTGAATGGGAAAAAGAAATTTCTGTTACTGAAGCAAAGGAATTACTATTGTTGTGTGAAAAAGGGGTTATTGACAAAACTCGTTTTGAGATCAAACTAGGCAATCATATTTTTGAAGTGGACGAATTTTACGGTGATAACGAAGGATTAATTGTGGCTGAAATTGAACTTAAATCTGAAATGGAAACTTTTGAAAAACCTAATTGGCTAGGTGAAGAAGTGACAAACATTACCCGTTATTACAATTCCTATTTAAGCACTAATCCCTACAAAAACTGGTAA
- a CDS encoding PAS domain-containing protein yields the protein MNNFREYEEAIAKYHGGLSVKTVPVSSWNFHNDFLIVMKNIFQDLNKIQAFATQSKWIDNNWDLKTRLREEVVIVTDAKLNIVFASHNMIKMNGYVESEVLGKNPKIFQGDVTDLTISREIRDSISLHQPFEKTVMNYKKNGDVYACLIKGFPVFNVKGQLSHYIAFEKAA from the coding sequence ATGAATAATTTTAGAGAGTATGAAGAGGCTATTGCCAAGTATCACGGTGGCTTAAGTGTTAAAACAGTTCCTGTTTCTTCTTGGAATTTTCATAATGATTTTTTAATTGTGATGAAAAATATCTTTCAAGATTTGAATAAGATTCAAGCATTTGCCACTCAAAGTAAATGGATTGATAACAATTGGGATTTAAAAACACGATTGAGGGAAGAGGTTGTAATTGTGACAGATGCTAAATTAAATATTGTTTTTGCTTCACACAATATGATAAAGATGAATGGTTATGTAGAATCAGAAGTTTTGGGTAAAAATCCTAAGATTTTTCAAGGAGATGTAACCGATTTGACAATCTCCCGCGAAATAAGAGATTCTATCTCACTCCATCAGCCTTTTGAAAAAACAGTTATGAATTATAAAAAAAATGGAGATGTATATGCCTGCTTAATAAAAGGCTTTCCCGTTTTTAATGTTAAAGGACAATTAAGCCATTATATAGCTTTTGAGAAAGCCGCTTAA
- a CDS encoding M23 family metallopeptidase, with protein sequence MKQIFIVIIALFSLVSCNKTEEIVKEKVVKLTPKKSEFGFVYADFNVIHDTIKKGDTFGTLLEEQNIGKRQVYDIIAKVRDTFDVRTIRLNKPFTMLRSKNKKNDLQVFIYQPDALNYYVVDLRDTAVVVYKKTKPITIKRRTIGGVLKESLSETLGNAKIEGALASKIAKIYAYSIDFMKLKKGDRFAITFTERFINDSIYDGVEELEASFFEYRGKIIYAFPFAQNPDSDKIEYYDEQGKTLKNFFLKSPIKFSRISSRFSSSRFHPVQHRWKAHKGTDYAAPRGTPITTTAGGVVEQSGFTAGNGNFVKVKHNGTFSTQYLHMSKILVRRGQRVSQGQVIGLVGSTGLATGPHVCYRFWKNGVQVDALRLKLPTGEPMTGNNKSRFIKQITPLKFQLDSVANL encoded by the coding sequence TTGAAACAAATATTTATAGTTATAATAGCATTATTTTCTTTAGTATCATGCAATAAAACGGAGGAAATAGTTAAGGAAAAAGTAGTGAAACTTACTCCCAAAAAAAGTGAGTTTGGTTTTGTATATGCTGATTTTAATGTCATTCATGATACTATAAAAAAAGGTGACACTTTTGGAACTTTGCTGGAAGAACAAAATATTGGAAAGCGACAAGTATATGATATCATTGCTAAGGTAAGAGACACTTTTGATGTGAGAACCATTAGACTAAATAAGCCTTTTACAATGCTTCGTTCAAAAAACAAGAAAAACGACTTGCAGGTTTTTATTTATCAACCAGATGCCTTAAATTATTATGTAGTGGACTTACGCGATACGGCTGTTGTGGTGTATAAAAAAACAAAACCTATTACAATCAAGCGGCGCACCATAGGAGGAGTTTTGAAAGAATCATTATCAGAAACTTTAGGCAATGCCAAGATTGAAGGTGCTTTGGCTAGTAAAATAGCTAAAATTTATGCCTATTCCATTGACTTTATGAAACTCAAAAAAGGAGACCGTTTTGCGATAACTTTTACGGAGCGATTCATAAACGATAGTATTTATGACGGAGTGGAAGAACTAGAAGCTTCCTTTTTTGAGTACAGAGGGAAAATTATTTACGCATTTCCTTTTGCTCAAAATCCGGATTCAGATAAAATTGAATATTACGATGAACAAGGAAAAACGTTAAAGAATTTCTTTCTAAAATCGCCTATAAAATTTAGTAGAATATCTTCTCGGTTTTCATCAAGTCGTTTTCATCCAGTTCAACATAGATGGAAAGCGCATAAGGGAACGGATTATGCAGCGCCACGTGGCACCCCTATTACCACAACAGCTGGTGGAGTTGTGGAGCAAAGTGGTTTTACAGCCGGAAATGGAAATTTTGTAAAAGTAAAACACAACGGAACCTTTTCAACGCAATACCTACACATGTCTAAAATACTCGTGAGACGCGGCCAACGTGTCAGTCAAGGACAGGTTATTGGTTTAGTAGGAAGTACAGGTTTAGCAACGGGCCCTCACGTATGTTATCGATTTTGGAAAAATGGGGTACAGGTTGATGCGTTGAGGTTAAAATTACCAACCGGCGAACCTATGACCGGAAATAATAAAAGTCGTTTTATTAAGCAAATAACTCCGCTAAAATTCCAATTAGATAGTGTTGCTAATTTATAG
- the pgi gene encoding glucose-6-phosphate isomerase: MALNTINPTETFAWKKLELHYIEMQKASMQELFQLDASRTDKFNLKWNEFLIDYSKNIINQETLQLLLELADEVGLKSAIADYFDGAIINQTENRAVLHTALRAKESAIINVEGNNVVSEIYEVKRKIKEFTTEVISGERTGYTGKQFTDVVNIGIGGSDLGPAMAVEALQFYKNQLNVHFVSNVDGDHVNEIIKKLNPETTLFVIVSKTFTTQETLTNSETIRKWFLSKDFGTTPEDIAKHFVAVSTNIQKVTEFGINPNNVFPMWDWVGGRFSLWSAVGLTISLAVGYDNFDELLQGANEMDEHFKTADFDKNMPVILALLSVWYNNFFGAESEALIPYTQYLQKLAPYLQQGTMESNGKSVGRDGKPVNYQTGTIIWGEPGTNAQHAFFQLIHQGTKLIPADFIGFITPLYGDNDHHDKLMSNFFAQTEALMHGKSGEQVQAEFDEQGVSEEKAKFLLPFKIFSGNKPTNTILIQKLSPKTLGSLIALYEHKIFVQGIIWNIFSFDQWGVELGKQLANSILEEINTKTVKSHDSSTTFLLNHFLLNK, translated from the coding sequence ATGGCTTTAAATACAATAAACCCAACAGAAACGTTTGCTTGGAAGAAACTTGAATTGCATTACATAGAGATGCAAAAAGCTTCTATGCAAGAATTATTTCAATTGGACGCAAGTAGAACTGATAAATTCAATTTAAAATGGAATGAATTTTTAATTGACTATTCAAAAAATATTATCAATCAAGAAACGCTTCAGTTGTTATTAGAATTAGCAGATGAAGTAGGGCTTAAAAGTGCTATTGCAGACTATTTTGATGGTGCAATAATCAATCAAACTGAAAATAGAGCAGTGCTTCATACTGCGCTACGTGCTAAAGAATCAGCAATTATAAATGTTGAGGGTAACAACGTAGTTTCTGAGATTTATGAAGTAAAAAGAAAAATAAAGGAATTTACGACTGAAGTAATTTCGGGTGAAAGAACGGGTTATACGGGGAAACAGTTTACGGATGTTGTTAATATAGGTATTGGAGGCTCAGATTTAGGTCCTGCTATGGCTGTTGAAGCATTACAATTTTATAAAAATCAACTTAACGTTCATTTTGTTTCAAATGTGGATGGAGATCATGTAAATGAGATTATAAAAAAGCTAAATCCCGAAACGACTCTTTTTGTAATTGTTTCCAAGACATTTACCACACAAGAAACGTTGACTAATTCTGAAACAATCAGAAAATGGTTTTTATCAAAAGATTTTGGTACAACTCCAGAAGATATTGCTAAACATTTTGTTGCGGTCTCGACCAATATCCAAAAAGTAACAGAGTTTGGGATAAATCCAAATAATGTATTTCCCATGTGGGATTGGGTTGGCGGAAGATTCTCTTTATGGAGTGCTGTTGGACTTACGATAAGTTTAGCCGTTGGTTACGATAATTTTGATGAATTGTTGCAAGGGGCAAATGAAATGGACGAACATTTCAAAACAGCTGATTTCGACAAAAATATGCCGGTAATATTGGCTTTATTGAGTGTTTGGTATAACAATTTTTTTGGTGCCGAAAGTGAAGCTTTGATTCCTTACACACAATATTTGCAAAAATTAGCTCCTTACTTACAGCAAGGAACGATGGAAAGTAATGGAAAAAGTGTTGGACGTGACGGGAAGCCAGTAAATTATCAAACAGGAACTATTATTTGGGGAGAACCGGGAACGAATGCGCAACACGCTTTTTTCCAGTTAATTCATCAGGGGACAAAATTGATTCCTGCAGATTTTATTGGTTTCATAACTCCTTTATATGGAGACAATGATCATCATGATAAATTGATGTCAAACTTTTTTGCTCAGACAGAAGCGTTAATGCATGGAAAATCAGGAGAGCAAGTTCAAGCTGAATTTGATGAACAAGGTGTTTCAGAGGAAAAAGCTAAATTTCTTTTGCCCTTTAAAATTTTCTCAGGGAATAAGCCAACGAATACCATTTTAATCCAAAAGTTGTCGCCAAAAACTTTAGGTTCGTTGATTGCTTTGTATGAGCACAAGATTTTTGTACAAGGAATTATTTGGAATATTTTTAGTTTTGATCAGTGGGGAGTTGAGTTAGGAAAACAATTAGCAAATTCAATTTTAGAAGAAATTAATACAAAAACGGTCAAAAGTCATGACAGTTCCACAACTTTTTTATTGAATCATTTTTTGCTGAATAAGTAG
- a CDS encoding septal ring lytic transglycosylase RlpA family protein codes for MKKSITFFFLLAIISLVSSQSTISEKQKAATQKDTIKKGKAAIELQENKMDSLITSLGKFKIYKKEAHASYYADKFNGRRTTSGRKFDNNKYTAAHKKLPFGTKVKVTNEKNGKFVIVEITDRGPFVKSREIDLSKRAFMDIASNKSSGGMQVTIAVLSN; via the coding sequence ATGAAAAAATCAATAACATTCTTTTTTTTACTTGCAATTATTAGCTTAGTCAGCAGCCAAAGCACTATCTCAGAAAAACAAAAAGCAGCAACACAAAAAGATACCATCAAGAAAGGCAAAGCAGCAATAGAATTACAAGAAAACAAAATGGATTCTTTGATAACCTCACTAGGGAAATTTAAAATCTATAAAAAAGAAGCTCATGCATCCTATTATGCCGATAAATTTAATGGAAGACGAACTACGAGCGGGAGAAAATTCGATAATAACAAATATACTGCTGCACACAAAAAACTTCCTTTTGGTACAAAAGTAAAAGTGACCAATGAAAAAAATGGAAAGTTTGTAATTGTTGAAATTACGGATAGAGGACCATTCGTGAAATCTAGAGAGATTGATCTTTCAAAACGCGCATTTATGGATATTGCCTCCAATAAAAGTAGTGGTGGAATGCAAGTGACAATAGCAGTATTAAGCAATTAA
- a CDS encoding TonB-dependent receptor, giving the protein MKKLLKLFFVLAVLFCANPNIYAQGNTNSSISGNVYDKDSQTLPGASILAVHTPSGTRYSASTDGTGNFSISNMRVGGPYKVTITFVGFSNFVDNDVYLQLGENKTFKVVLAEESNELQEVVVRTSRDNTFNSQRTGAQTVINSDKIKALPSLSRNISDFARLTPQAQLRGDDVLSIGGQNNRFNAIYIDGAVSNDVFGLAANGTNGGQTGVSPISIDAIEQFQVSVAPYDVKLSGFAGGAISAITRSGTNNFEGSAYFLNRDESLAAKTPPSLAGANGRQKLADFSAQTYGVRAGGAIIKDKLFYFVNYEKQDNETPQPFDPSTYTGLSGSRLGELRAKLATYGYDPGSFENNVRTLVSDKIIGKLDWNINDNHKLSLKHSYVTAEQFSPSRSSATAINFINGSQLFNSKTNSTALELNSRFGNKFSNNLVVAYTTVADDRDPSGDPFPTVQIFDGANQSIFFGAEGFSTANLLDQKILTITDNFEINTGINKITIGTHNEFSQSKNVFFGNNFGSYRYATLDDFLLDRKPNRYILNYSLIGGSGDDSQGAAEFGTKQFGFYIQNDMRVSDNFKLSYGVRVDVPVWENGLGNDDFNNRTIPLLQAAGKDLQGARVGERINTTAHFAPRLGFNYDLNGKKSTQIRGGLGVFTSRLPLVWPGGTYNNNGVTQGAIQITSAGQMPVFNPNPSVDSQIAPLPASFPRPGSGRTGGNIDLFAKDFKLPQVFKASFAVDQKLPLGFVFTSEITYNDNISAVTYENLNIGNATGSLTGADTRPRYNGNTRVDNSYLGVYLGSNTSEGKAYNLAFTLTKNFRSDFIDANISGTYSYGKSTVLLDATSSQNSSQWNNTETVNGANYLALSRSDFDPGRRIVSNGNATFKWNKFTKSRIGVFYEGAQGTPISYVYNDSGRLLQDTFSNSALIYVPAAQSEIRLVSTASNTLTPQQQWDALSAFIESNDYLRGRKGDYAERNGDRLKTSHVIDLKFAQEFTINVGKKKHTLEFTADIFNFTNLLNKNWGKRYFTSNDQVQLLQQVGFVTGSPNTPTFSFNPAVANNINQVDDVGLNSSRWQMQTGVRYTFN; this is encoded by the coding sequence ATGAAAAAATTATTAAAGTTGTTTTTTGTGCTAGCGGTATTATTCTGCGCTAACCCTAATATTTACGCACAGGGTAACACTAATTCTTCTATTAGTGGTAATGTTTACGATAAGGATTCTCAAACCTTACCGGGAGCATCAATTCTAGCGGTTCATACACCGTCTGGTACTCGTTACTCTGCATCAACTGATGGTACGGGTAATTTTAGTATTTCAAATATGAGAGTTGGTGGACCATACAAGGTTACAATAACATTTGTAGGTTTTTCAAATTTTGTAGACAATGATGTTTATCTTCAATTAGGTGAAAACAAAACTTTTAAAGTTGTTTTAGCAGAAGAATCAAATGAATTGCAAGAAGTTGTAGTTAGAACTTCAAGAGATAATACATTTAATTCTCAAAGAACTGGAGCTCAAACAGTAATCAATTCTGATAAAATTAAAGCATTACCATCTTTGTCTAGAAATATTTCTGACTTTGCTAGGTTAACACCACAAGCTCAATTAAGAGGAGATGATGTTTTATCTATTGGTGGTCAAAATAACAGATTTAATGCAATTTATATTGACGGAGCTGTAAGTAATGACGTTTTTGGATTGGCTGCAAACGGAACAAATGGTGGTCAAACAGGAGTAAGTCCTATCTCAATTGATGCTATCGAGCAATTTCAAGTGAGTGTTGCACCTTATGATGTTAAATTATCTGGATTTGCAGGTGGAGCTATTAGTGCAATCACACGTTCAGGAACAAATAATTTTGAAGGTTCAGCTTATTTCTTGAACAGAGATGAGTCTTTAGCTGCAAAAACACCTCCTTCATTAGCAGGAGCAAACGGAAGACAAAAATTAGCGGATTTCTCAGCTCAAACTTACGGAGTTCGTGCAGGTGGAGCTATCATAAAAGACAAATTGTTTTATTTTGTTAATTATGAAAAACAAGACAATGAAACACCACAACCTTTTGATCCTTCAACTTACACTGGATTGTCAGGAAGTAGATTGGGAGAATTAAGAGCTAAATTAGCTACTTATGGTTATGATCCAGGATCTTTTGAAAATAATGTAAGAACTTTAGTTAGTGATAAAATCATTGGTAAATTAGACTGGAATATTAATGACAACCATAAATTGTCTTTAAAACACAGTTATGTTACTGCTGAGCAATTTTCTCCAAGCCGTTCTTCTGCAACTGCTATTAATTTCATAAACGGTAGTCAATTATTTAATTCTAAAACGAATTCTACTGCTTTAGAACTAAATTCAAGATTTGGAAATAAATTTTCTAATAATTTAGTAGTAGCTTACACTACAGTTGCTGATGATAGAGATCCTTCTGGAGACCCATTCCCAACTGTACAGATTTTTGACGGAGCTAATCAAAGTATTTTCTTTGGAGCAGAAGGGTTTTCTACTGCGAATCTTTTAGACCAAAAGATTTTGACTATTACGGATAATTTTGAAATCAATACTGGAATCAATAAAATTACTATTGGTACTCACAATGAATTCTCACAATCTAAAAACGTATTCTTTGGAAACAATTTTGGTTCTTACAGATATGCTACTTTAGATGATTTCTTGCTTGACAGAAAACCGAACAGATATATCTTAAACTACTCTTTAATCGGAGGAAGCGGAGACGATTCTCAAGGAGCTGCTGAATTTGGTACTAAGCAATTTGGATTCTACATCCAAAATGATATGAGAGTATCAGATAATTTTAAATTATCTTATGGAGTAAGAGTTGATGTACCAGTTTGGGAAAATGGTTTAGGTAACGATGATTTTAACAACAGAACAATTCCATTGTTGCAAGCAGCTGGAAAAGATTTGCAAGGAGCAAGAGTTGGAGAAAGAATTAATACTACAGCTCATTTTGCCCCACGTTTAGGCTTTAATTATGATTTAAATGGAAAAAAATCTACTCAAATTAGAGGAGGTTTAGGAGTCTTTACTTCAAGATTGCCATTAGTATGGCCAGGTGGTACTTATAACAATAATGGGGTAACTCAAGGTGCTATTCAAATTACTAGTGCAGGTCAAATGCCTGTTTTTAATCCTAATCCAAGTGTTGATAGCCAAATTGCACCACTTCCAGCATCTTTTCCTAGACCAGGTTCAGGACGTACAGGTGGAAATATTGACTTGTTCGCAAAAGACTTTAAATTACCTCAAGTTTTCAAAGCAAGTTTTGCTGTTGATCAAAAATTACCTTTAGGTTTTGTTTTTACATCTGAAATTACATACAATGATAATATCAGTGCTGTAACTTATGAAAACTTAAATATTGGAAATGCTACTGGTAGTTTGACTGGTGCAGATACAAGACCACGTTATAATGGAAATACTAGAGTTGATAACTCATATTTAGGAGTTTACTTAGGGTCTAATACAAGTGAAGGAAAAGCTTATAATTTGGCTTTCACATTGACTAAAAACTTTAGATCTGATTTTATTGATGCTAATATTTCTGGAACTTATTCTTACGGTAAATCTACTGTTTTATTGGATGCTACTTCTTCTCAAAACAGTTCACAATGGAATAATACTGAGACTGTTAATGGTGCAAATTATTTAGCACTTTCTAGATCTGATTTCGATCCAGGAAGAAGAATTGTATCTAATGGTAATGCAACATTCAAATGGAATAAATTCACTAAATCTAGAATTGGTGTATTTTATGAAGGTGCTCAAGGAACTCCAATTAGTTATGTTTATAATGATTCTGGTCGTTTGTTACAAGATACATTCTCTAACTCAGCATTAATTTATGTTCCTGCTGCACAAAGCGAAATTAGACTTGTTTCTACTGCTTCAAATACTTTAACTCCACAACAACAATGGGATGCTTTAAGCGCTTTTATTGAGAGTAATGATTACTTAAGAGGTAGAAAAGGAGATTATGCAGAGCGCAACGGTGACCGTTTAAAAACAAGTCACGTTATAGATTTAAAATTCGCTCAAGAATTTACTATCAATGTTGGTAAAAAGAAACACACACTTGAATTTACTGCAGATATTTTTAACTTCACAAACCTTTTAAACAAAAATTGGGGTAAAAGATATTTCACAAGTAACGACCAAGTGCAATTACTTCAACAAGTTGGTTTCGTAACAGGTAGCCCTAACACTCCAACATTTAGTTTTAATCCAGCTGTAGCAAACAACATTAATCAAGTTGATGATGTAGGTTTGAACTCTTCAAGATGGCAAATGCAAACTGGTGTTCGTTACACGTTCAACTAG
- the dinB gene encoding DNA polymerase IV, translating into MQELIPNRKIIHVDMDAFYASVEQMDNPLLRGKPIAVGGSENRGVVAAASYEARKFGVRSAISGVMAKKNCPELIFVKPRFDRYKEISSKIQKIFYEYTDLVEPLSLDEAYLDVTNNKKGNPSATLLAQEIRQRIFNEVGLTASAGISVNKFVAKIASDYNKPNGQKTVNPDEVISFLEELPIRKFYGVGKVTTEKMYQLGIFTGVELKSKTLEFLEKHFGKSGNFYYNVVRGIHNSEVKSNRITKSVAAEHTFDVNLSSEIFMIEKLDSIANALEKRLKRHNVAGKTITLKIKYSDFTQQTRSKTLPYFISDKGLILEIVKELLYQERMKDSVRLLGISLSNLNTEEKKFVVVQLKFDF; encoded by the coding sequence ATGCAGGAATTAATTCCAAATAGAAAAATTATACACGTAGATATGGATGCCTTCTATGCTTCGGTAGAGCAAATGGATAATCCTTTATTGCGTGGAAAACCTATCGCTGTCGGTGGTTCAGAAAATCGAGGTGTAGTTGCAGCGGCAAGTTATGAAGCTAGGAAATTTGGAGTTCGAAGCGCTATCAGTGGCGTTATGGCCAAAAAAAATTGTCCAGAACTTATTTTTGTGAAACCACGTTTTGACAGATACAAGGAGATTTCGAGCAAAATTCAAAAGATTTTTTATGAATATACTGATCTAGTAGAACCACTGTCGCTAGATGAAGCTTATTTAGATGTAACCAATAATAAAAAAGGAAATCCTAGTGCTACTCTATTGGCACAGGAAATAAGACAACGCATTTTCAACGAAGTGGGTTTAACGGCTTCGGCAGGAATATCAGTGAATAAGTTTGTGGCTAAAATTGCCAGTGATTACAATAAGCCCAATGGTCAAAAAACGGTAAATCCAGATGAAGTTATTTCATTCTTGGAAGAATTGCCTATTCGGAAATTTTATGGTGTTGGAAAAGTAACCACCGAAAAAATGTATCAATTGGGAATTTTTACTGGAGTGGAATTGAAAAGCAAAACATTGGAGTTCCTAGAGAAGCATTTTGGGAAATCCGGAAATTTTTATTATAATGTCGTGAGAGGAATTCACAATAGTGAAGTAAAATCTAATCGAATTACAAAATCAGTTGCTGCTGAACATACTTTTGATGTCAATCTCTCTTCAGAAATTTTCATGATTGAAAAGTTGGATAGTATTGCTAATGCATTAGAAAAAAGATTAAAAAGACACAATGTAGCTGGGAAAACGATCACTTTAAAAATAAAGTACAGTGATTTTACGCAACAAACGCGGAGCAAAACCTTGCCTTATTTCATCTCAGATAAAGGATTGATTTTAGAAATTGTAAAGGAGTTGTTGTATCAGGAACGTATGAAGGATTCTGTTCGGTTACTAGGAATTTCACTTAGTAATTTAAACACTGAAGAGAAAAAATTTGTTGTTGTACAGTTAAAATTTGATTTTTAA